In Desulfosoma caldarium, the following are encoded in one genomic region:
- the rsmI gene encoding 16S rRNA (cytidine(1402)-2'-O)-methyltransferase: MNRQVKEKTGTLANHGAGTLYVVATPIGNLQDITLRALEVLRSVDHVVAEDTRHTRKLLSAHQIRVPLLSCHAHTSAEGLSRIVSLLKKGAQVALVTDAGTPGISDPGVALIQETLRHDLQVIPIPGPCAAIAALIVSGLDSQPFAFLGFPPSRGAHRTQFFVKYANLSMTRVLYESPRRLVRTLEDILDQWGDLRVAVARELTKVHEEVFRGTVSQALDVYREGTRGEVTLVVEGAPVASNGEVLQDASWKHALEAYLDHGDSVKNAVEKVQKIYRVRRRDAYQAALHLSRRKNEEPGEGGFS, translated from the coding sequence ATGAATCGTCAGGTGAAGGAAAAAACGGGAACTTTGGCGAACCATGGCGCGGGAACCCTGTACGTGGTGGCGACGCCCATCGGAAACCTTCAGGACATCACCCTGAGGGCCCTGGAAGTTTTGCGCTCCGTGGACCATGTGGTGGCTGAAGACACGCGGCATACGCGGAAGCTCTTGAGCGCGCATCAGATTCGCGTGCCGCTGCTCAGTTGCCATGCCCACACATCGGCAGAAGGGCTGTCGAGGATTGTGTCTCTTTTGAAAAAAGGGGCTCAGGTGGCCCTGGTGACGGACGCCGGCACACCGGGCATTTCAGATCCCGGCGTGGCCCTGATTCAGGAAACGCTGCGTCACGACCTTCAAGTGATCCCGATTCCTGGGCCTTGTGCGGCCATTGCGGCCTTGATCGTCTCCGGACTGGATTCCCAGCCCTTTGCCTTTCTGGGCTTTCCTCCGTCAAGGGGCGCGCATCGCACGCAGTTCTTTGTGAAGTATGCGAACCTATCCATGACGCGAGTTCTCTACGAGTCGCCCCGGCGCTTGGTGCGCACCCTAGAGGATATTCTGGATCAGTGGGGAGATCTTCGCGTGGCCGTTGCTCGAGAACTCACCAAGGTGCACGAGGAAGTGTTTCGAGGAACCGTTTCCCAGGCCCTGGATGTTTACAGGGAAGGCACTCGAGGTGAAGTGACGCTGGTGGTGGAAGGCGCGCCTGTAGCATCGAATGGCGAGGTACTGCAGGACGCCTCATGGAAACATGCGCTTGAGGCCTACCTGGACCACGGCGATTCGGTCAAAAATGCCGTGGAAAAGGTGCAAAAA
- a CDS encoding YraN family protein has product MDHQRVRTGRDSETLASAYLQEHGLEILERNVRCPLGEVDLVARDGGTYVFVEIRSHRSARWGMAEESISGTKKKRVVRVALWYLKCRGLMGVPVRFDVVAVQWYGEHARIRWIPGAFDAQGLG; this is encoded by the coding sequence ATGGACCACCAACGGGTTCGAACCGGCCGTGACAGTGAGACGCTGGCTTCGGCATATCTTCAAGAGCACGGCCTGGAAATCCTCGAAAGAAACGTGCGCTGCCCTTTAGGCGAAGTGGATCTTGTGGCTCGGGACGGAGGGACGTATGTTTTTGTGGAAATCCGTTCCCATCGAAGCGCTCGCTGGGGTATGGCAGAAGAATCCATCAGCGGAACCAAGAAAAAGCGCGTGGTGCGCGTGGCCCTGTGGTATCTGAAATGCCGGGGTTTGATGGGCGTGCCGGTGCGCTTTGATGTGGTGGCCGTGCAGTGGTATGGCGAACACGCGCGAATTCGGTGGATTCCCGGAGCGTTTGATGCGCAGGGGCTGGGGTGA
- a CDS encoding ribonuclease HII, which produces MQRTLFETPPVDGLAFDFKFRRRGFRLLAGVDEVGRGPLAGPVVAAAVILPEGMDLPGVVDSKRVPPARREELAKTIRQAAVSVGVGLVDAEEIDRTNILRASLKAMVRAIRSLDVTPDFVLIDGPYTLPLSIPQRSIIKGDALSLSIAAASIVAKVHRDQLMLTYHEQYPFYGFARHKGYPTREHLRALRRFGPCPIHRRSFHGVCCAEDAAYGPPTGSNRP; this is translated from the coding sequence ATGCAAAGGACTTTGTTTGAAACCCCGCCGGTGGATGGGCTTGCTTTTGATTTCAAATTTCGCCGGCGGGGTTTTCGTCTTTTGGCCGGCGTGGACGAAGTGGGGCGCGGACCACTGGCCGGCCCAGTGGTGGCCGCTGCGGTCATTCTTCCCGAAGGAATGGATCTTCCCGGCGTGGTGGATTCCAAACGAGTGCCGCCCGCCCGCCGTGAAGAATTGGCCAAAACGATTAGGCAAGCGGCCGTTTCGGTCGGTGTGGGCTTGGTCGATGCCGAAGAAATCGACCGGACCAATATCTTGCGAGCCTCCTTGAAGGCCATGGTTCGGGCCATTCGCAGTTTGGACGTCACTCCCGATTTTGTACTCATCGACGGTCCCTACACTTTGCCCCTTTCCATTCCCCAACGAAGCATCATTAAAGGGGATGCTCTCAGCCTCAGCATCGCGGCGGCATCCATTGTCGCTAAGGTGCATCGCGATCAACTCATGCTGACCTACCACGAACAATATCCCTTCTATGGATTTGCTCGTCACAAGGGCTATCCCACGCGGGAACATCTGAGAGCGCTTCGGCGATTCGGACCATGTCCCATTCATCGGCGATCGTTTCACGGCGTGTGTTGTGCCGAGGATGCCGCCTATGGACCACCAACGGGTTCGAACCGGCCGTGA
- the rplS gene encoding 50S ribosomal protein L19 translates to MGLNVIQSLERDYMRVDIPQFRVGDTVKVHVKIREGDKERIQVFEGVVIRRHRGGLGETFTVRKVSYGIGVERIFPIHSPRIDKIEVVRKGRVRRSRLYYLRERLGKAARIKERR, encoded by the coding sequence ATGGGGTTGAATGTGATTCAGAGTCTTGAGCGCGACTATATGCGCGTGGATATTCCGCAGTTTCGCGTGGGCGACACGGTGAAGGTGCACGTCAAGATTCGAGAAGGCGACAAGGAACGCATTCAGGTCTTTGAAGGTGTGGTCATTCGTCGGCATCGAGGCGGCTTGGGAGAGACCTTTACGGTGCGCAAGGTGTCTTACGGCATCGGCGTGGAGCGAATCTTTCCCATTCATTCGCCGAGGATCGATAAGATTGAGGTGGTGCGCAAGGGCCGCGTACGCCGCTCCCGGCTTTACTACCTGAGGGAACGTTTGGGCAAGGCGGCTCGAATCAAGGAACGGCGGTAA
- a CDS encoding RNA methyltransferase gives MSDPKTVKGPALYLALVHAPVINRRGEEIVAAVTNLDLHDLARLACTYELPACYVVTPLKDQQKLVHRLIHHWLHGIGGQLHPDRERALRRLRVASTLEEAIAHVEEEQGRPPFLWATSARGSGTDVEPSEARLILEATGRPGMMVLGTGWGLSGKVWRLCHGTLRPVEGRGDYNHISVRCAAAILLDRFFRK, from the coding sequence ATGAGCGACCCCAAGACGGTTAAGGGTCCGGCGCTTTACCTGGCTTTGGTGCATGCCCCGGTGATCAATCGGCGCGGGGAAGAAATTGTCGCCGCCGTGACCAATCTGGATTTGCACGACCTGGCCCGGCTCGCCTGTACCTATGAACTTCCGGCCTGTTACGTGGTCACGCCGCTCAAGGATCAGCAGAAATTGGTGCATCGGCTGATCCATCACTGGCTGCACGGGATTGGAGGCCAACTGCATCCGGACCGAGAACGCGCCCTTCGGCGACTTCGTGTCGCGTCCACCTTGGAAGAGGCCATCGCCCATGTGGAAGAGGAACAGGGGCGGCCGCCGTTTCTCTGGGCCACGTCGGCTCGTGGAAGCGGAACGGATGTGGAGCCTTCGGAAGCTCGACTGATTTTGGAAGCCACCGGCCGACCCGGCATGATGGTGCTTGGAACGGGATGGGGGTTGTCCGGAAAAGTCTGGAGGCTCTGCCATGGAACGTTGCGCCCGGTGGAAGGTCGAGGGGATTACAACCATATTTCGGTGCGATGTGCCGCGGCCATTCTGCTGGATCGATTTTTCAGGAAATAG
- the trmD gene encoding tRNA (guanosine(37)-N1)-methyltransferase TrmD has translation MIFDILTIFPGMFEGGPLGESIVGKARARGLVTVRVHNLRDYATDRHQMTDDRPFGGGEGMVMKPEPIVRALEAIAAQGPPAHVVLLTPQGALFDQAAARRYSLLERLVLVCGRYEGVDERVGQYFVDEEVSIGDFILTGGELAAMVVIDAVSRLLPGVLGNEASAEAESFREPVLEYPQYTRPQEFRGLKVPEVLLSGDHRRIARWRRKQALLRTRQRRPDLFARLQLTEQDLALLREGDDAS, from the coding sequence ATGATCTTTGACATCCTGACCATTTTTCCCGGCATGTTCGAGGGCGGGCCGCTTGGGGAGAGTATTGTGGGCAAGGCGCGGGCGAGAGGACTTGTGACCGTTCGCGTGCACAACCTGAGGGATTATGCCACGGACCGGCATCAGATGACCGATGACCGACCTTTCGGCGGGGGCGAAGGGATGGTCATGAAGCCCGAACCCATCGTGCGCGCTCTGGAAGCCATCGCGGCTCAGGGCCCGCCGGCTCATGTGGTGCTGCTGACGCCCCAGGGCGCCCTTTTTGACCAAGCCGCCGCTCGCCGATACAGCCTCTTGGAACGCCTGGTGCTGGTGTGTGGCCGTTATGAAGGCGTGGATGAACGGGTGGGGCAGTATTTCGTGGATGAGGAGGTGTCCATTGGGGATTTTATCCTCACGGGAGGCGAACTGGCTGCCATGGTGGTGATTGACGCCGTGTCCCGACTGCTTCCCGGTGTTCTGGGCAACGAAGCCTCCGCAGAGGCGGAGTCCTTTCGAGAACCCGTCTTGGAATATCCCCAGTACACCAGGCCTCAGGAATTTCGAGGGCTCAAGGTGCCGGAGGTACTCTTGTCCGGGGATCACCGTCGTATAGCCCGCTGGCGCCGTAAACAAGCTCTTTTGAGAACGCGGCAAAGACGACCGGATCTGTTTGCGCGACTGCAGCTGACGGAACAGGACCTGGCACTGCTGCGCGAAGGGGATGACGCTTCATGA
- the rimM gene encoding ribosome maturation factor RimM (Essential for efficient processing of 16S rRNA) has protein sequence MSGQRWVAVGQIVKTHGIRGALVIAPYGETLSRRQCGQWLFVQAPTSGVPRPLRLVEKRPLEGKWLVRLEGVEDVEAARCFVGLEVGVPEEDLAPLEAGEYYHHQLMGLRVLTPDGVVLGRVVGILETRAHDLYVVETDSGREALVPAVAEIVHAIDVSRGVMVVDPPEGLFE, from the coding sequence ATGAGCGGTCAGCGCTGGGTCGCCGTAGGACAGATCGTGAAGACGCATGGAATTCGCGGCGCCCTTGTGATCGCTCCCTATGGCGAAACGCTGAGTCGACGCCAATGTGGCCAATGGCTCTTTGTGCAAGCCCCTACGAGCGGGGTTCCTCGGCCGCTGCGTCTCGTGGAAAAGAGGCCCTTGGAGGGGAAATGGCTGGTTCGCTTAGAAGGCGTGGAAGACGTTGAGGCGGCTCGGTGCTTCGTGGGACTGGAAGTGGGGGTTCCAGAGGAAGATCTGGCGCCGCTCGAGGCTGGCGAGTACTACCACCACCAACTGATGGGTTTGCGGGTGCTCACACCAGATGGAGTGGTTTTGGGCCGAGTGGTGGGCATCCTCGAAACCCGAGCCCACGATCTCTATGTGGTGGAGACGGATTCGGGCCGTGAGGCTTTGGTGCCCGCCGTAGCGGAGATCGTCCACGCCATCGACGTGTCCCGAGGGGTCATGGTGGTGGATCCCCCTGAAGGTTTATTCGAATGA
- a CDS encoding KH domain-containing protein, with protein sequence MLKELIEYMARALVDNPEHVRVSEIEGEQTSVIELRVAKEDLGKVIGKQGRTARAMRTILSAASTKIRKRAVLEIIE encoded by the coding sequence ATGCTGAAGGAACTCATTGAGTACATGGCGCGGGCGTTAGTGGATAATCCTGAACACGTGCGCGTTTCGGAAATCGAAGGGGAACAAACCTCCGTCATCGAATTGCGAGTAGCCAAGGAAGATTTGGGCAAAGTCATCGGCAAGCAAGGTCGCACGGCCCGCGCCATGCGGACGATTCTCAGTGCCGCGTCCACAAAGATTCGAAAACGGGCGGTTTTAGAAATCATCGAATAG
- the rpsP gene encoding 30S ribosomal protein S16, translating into MPVRIRLARRGRKKKPFYSIVVAHSEAPRDGRFIERVGTYNPLTQPETVTFNTERLRYWLEQGVEPTRTVMSLIRKHANLGATQAS; encoded by the coding sequence ATGCCGGTTCGTATTCGTTTAGCTCGTCGGGGCAGGAAAAAGAAACCCTTTTATTCCATTGTGGTGGCCCATTCGGAAGCCCCTCGTGATGGTCGGTTCATTGAGCGCGTTGGAACCTACAATCCCTTGACCCAACCGGAAACGGTCACCTTCAATACGGAGCGTCTGCGCTATTGGCTCGAACAGGGTGTGGAACCCACGAGGACGGTCATGAGCCTTATTCGCAAGCATGCGAATCTTGGAGCGACACAGGCGTCCTGA
- the ffh gene encoding signal recognition particle protein — MFDSLSTKLQKVFRHLKGYGKLTEQNIQDALREVRLALLEADVHYKVAKDFIAKVAERAVGQEVMRSLTPGQQVIKIVHESLTELMGGTAMPLDLSGKPPQGIMLVGLQGSGKTTTAGKLARHLSKSGRKPCLIPADVYRPAAIDQLITLGRQLNIPVYAASSRDKPEEIAASAAAFAKESQSDVMLVDTAGRLHIDTELMDELKRLKNILHPKEILLVADAMTGQDAVQVAGAFHDAVGLTGVILTKLDGDARGGAALSIKAVTGCPIKFVGVGEKLDALEVFHPDRMSSRILGMGDVLSIIEKAQEAFDEKEALDLARKFQDNSFSLDDFRRQLRQIKKLGSLESILKMLPGMGMLKELKKMQIDEKALVRTEAIINSMTKEERRDASIINASRKRRIAMGSGTSVQEVNQLLRSYEDARRMMRQVMGGGKPAKKVKKKKVKAFFSL; from the coding sequence ATGTTTGACAGCCTGAGCACCAAATTGCAAAAGGTTTTTCGCCACCTCAAGGGCTACGGCAAACTCACGGAACAAAACATTCAAGATGCCCTGCGGGAAGTACGCCTTGCCCTTTTGGAAGCGGATGTGCACTACAAGGTGGCCAAGGATTTTATTGCCAAGGTTGCCGAAAGGGCCGTGGGACAGGAGGTCATGCGAAGCCTCACACCCGGCCAGCAGGTCATCAAGATTGTCCATGAATCCCTCACCGAGCTCATGGGCGGCACCGCCATGCCCTTGGATCTGTCCGGCAAGCCGCCTCAAGGGATCATGCTGGTGGGACTCCAGGGTTCGGGAAAAACCACCACGGCGGGAAAGCTGGCCAGGCACCTGTCCAAAAGCGGGCGCAAACCCTGCCTCATTCCCGCCGACGTGTATCGTCCCGCAGCCATCGATCAGCTCATTACCTTGGGTCGCCAGTTGAACATTCCCGTCTATGCGGCGTCCTCTCGAGACAAGCCCGAAGAGATTGCCGCATCGGCCGCGGCTTTTGCCAAAGAAAGCCAAAGTGACGTGATGCTCGTGGACACAGCCGGCCGACTGCACATTGATACGGAGCTCATGGATGAGCTCAAGCGCCTTAAAAACATTCTGCACCCCAAGGAAATCCTCTTAGTCGCCGACGCCATGACCGGCCAGGACGCGGTGCAGGTGGCCGGAGCCTTTCATGACGCCGTGGGATTGACCGGCGTCATCCTCACTAAGCTGGACGGCGATGCTCGAGGTGGTGCGGCCTTGTCTATCAAGGCCGTGACCGGCTGTCCCATCAAGTTCGTGGGGGTTGGCGAAAAGCTGGACGCTTTAGAAGTTTTTCATCCCGACCGCATGAGTTCCCGAATTCTTGGGATGGGCGATGTGCTGAGCATCATTGAAAAAGCCCAGGAAGCCTTTGACGAAAAAGAGGCGTTGGATTTGGCGCGAAAGTTTCAAGACAACTCTTTTAGCCTCGATGATTTTCGTCGGCAGCTACGCCAGATCAAGAAGCTGGGTTCCCTGGAGTCCATTCTCAAGATGCTTCCCGGCATGGGCATGCTCAAGGAACTCAAGAAGATGCAGATTGACGAAAAGGCTCTGGTGCGCACGGAGGCCATCATCAATTCCATGACCAAGGAGGAGCGTCGCGACGCCTCCATCATCAACGCGAGCCGCAAACGGCGCATCGCCATGGGCAGCGGCACCAGTGTTCAGGAAGTGAACCAGTTGTTGCGCAGCTATGAGGATGCTCGGCGCATGATGAGGCAGGTGATGGGGGGCGGCAAGCCGGCAAAGAAGGTCAAGAAAAAGAAAGTGAAGGCATTTTTCTCTTTGTGA
- a CDS encoding cytidylate kinase-like family protein has product MAVITISKEYASQSEEFAKKLADRLGYSILDRQIVAEAAKKLRISPSEAQSFHKERESKLLRLIDRYTSSVVQKVVDRSYGRLDDKSYHDVTVKLVQKAAAEDNVIIFGWGAQCILADHPKAIHLRVVKTLEDRIRWLCDNMEMDERSARDLIEREERESAEYVEHYFNRAWDDAHLYHAVLNLSRIPLDDAVEWVAQWIENTTAS; this is encoded by the coding sequence ATGGCGGTGATCACCATCAGTAAGGAATACGCTTCCCAGAGCGAGGAATTTGCCAAAAAGCTGGCAGACCGTTTGGGCTACAGCATACTCGACCGACAGATCGTAGCCGAGGCGGCCAAGAAACTGCGCATTTCCCCCAGCGAAGCCCAAAGCTTTCACAAGGAGCGGGAATCCAAGCTGCTGCGCCTCATCGACCGCTACACCTCCAGCGTTGTGCAAAAGGTGGTCGACCGCTCCTACGGCCGGCTGGATGACAAGAGCTATCACGACGTGACCGTGAAGCTGGTGCAAAAGGCAGCCGCCGAAGACAACGTCATCATTTTCGGCTGGGGAGCGCAGTGCATTCTCGCCGATCATCCCAAAGCCATTCATCTGCGCGTGGTCAAGACCCTGGAAGACCGCATTCGCTGGCTTTGCGACAACATGGAAATGGATGAGCGTTCGGCTCGAGACCTCATCGAGCGGGAAGAAAGGGAATCGGCAGAATACGTGGAGCACTATTTCAACCGAGCCTGGGATGATGCCCATTTGTATCATGCGGTTTTGAACCTCAGCCGCATTCCTCTGGACGACGCCGTGGAGTGGGTGGCCCAATGGATCGAGAACACCACTGCCTCCTGA
- the amrB gene encoding AmmeMemoRadiSam system protein B has product MIGLAVGFLLGFPGWKPVPAWSQETVRRPILAGTWYPADAKELRSTIDAYLQRARLAENVPPDAHLLGIVAPHAGLMYSGPVAAYAYRVVQEHPVDAVVVLAPSHRVGFEGVSVFREGSMATPLGHVPVHADLIKAIQKRCPDVHDYPPAHAREHAVEIQLPFLQAVLPFFRLVPLVFGYPSWETCERLAQALRDLSTSFRFLVVASTDLSHEHTDEEARRMDARVLEHLRHMQARELWQDLRSGMCEACGAAPLVTLMLYAQKMGAKKVSLLRYATSADVTGEKSRVVGYAAAALWHDAAHQAQSPAQGSMTPSPPALGVKEKAMLMALARETLEAKLFGKNPPNIDLSKLPPALQEPRGAFVTLKRRGQLRGCIGQIEARWPLAHTVARMALAAAFHDPRFPSMTPDEWKDVQLEISVLSPLVPLRDPLQVQVGTHGLYIRRDTQAGLLLPQVPVEQGWDRETFLRQTCRKAGLSSEAWKDSGTELFVFTAEVIHEK; this is encoded by the coding sequence TTGATTGGGCTCGCTGTTGGTTTTCTCCTGGGCTTTCCGGGCTGGAAGCCGGTGCCGGCTTGGTCGCAAGAAACCGTTCGGCGCCCTATTCTCGCGGGCACCTGGTATCCCGCCGACGCCAAGGAACTGCGTTCCACCATTGACGCGTATTTACAACGAGCCCGCCTTGCCGAAAATGTGCCTCCAGACGCCCACCTGCTCGGCATCGTGGCACCCCATGCCGGCCTCATGTACAGCGGACCCGTGGCCGCCTACGCCTATCGTGTGGTGCAAGAACACCCCGTGGATGCCGTCGTCGTGTTGGCTCCAAGCCACCGCGTGGGCTTTGAGGGTGTGTCCGTGTTTCGCGAGGGCTCCATGGCCACGCCATTAGGGCACGTGCCTGTGCATGCCGACCTCATCAAGGCGATTCAAAAAAGGTGCCCCGACGTTCACGACTATCCCCCGGCACACGCCAGGGAACATGCTGTGGAAATTCAGCTGCCCTTTCTGCAGGCGGTGCTCCCTTTCTTTCGCCTGGTCCCTCTCGTCTTTGGGTACCCCTCCTGGGAGACGTGTGAACGGCTCGCGCAAGCGCTTCGTGACCTGTCCACATCTTTTCGGTTCCTCGTGGTGGCCAGCACCGACCTATCCCACGAACACACCGACGAAGAGGCTCGGCGCATGGACGCGCGGGTCCTAGAACACCTTCGGCACATGCAAGCGCGGGAACTCTGGCAAGATTTGCGGTCTGGAATGTGTGAAGCGTGCGGGGCTGCCCCTCTGGTCACACTTATGCTCTACGCCCAGAAAATGGGCGCCAAAAAGGTAAGCCTTTTGCGTTACGCCACGTCTGCCGATGTGACCGGGGAAAAGAGCCGGGTTGTGGGCTATGCCGCCGCGGCCCTATGGCACGACGCCGCCCACCAGGCTCAATCCCCCGCTCAGGGGTCTATGACGCCATCGCCTCCTGCACTGGGGGTGAAAGAAAAAGCCATGCTGATGGCTCTGGCTCGAGAAACCCTGGAAGCCAAACTCTTTGGCAAAAATCCACCAAATATCGATCTTTCAAAACTGCCCCCGGCTTTGCAGGAACCTCGTGGAGCCTTTGTTACGTTGAAACGCCGTGGGCAACTGAGAGGATGCATCGGCCAAATCGAGGCGCGATGGCCCCTGGCGCACACCGTTGCACGCATGGCCTTGGCCGCCGCCTTTCATGATCCGCGCTTTCCCTCCATGACTCCCGACGAATGGAAAGACGTGCAGCTGGAAATCTCCGTACTGTCCCCCCTGGTGCCGCTTCGGGATCCATTGCAGGTTCAGGTGGGAACCCATGGGCTCTACATTCGCAGGGACACGCAGGCCGGTCTTTTGCTTCCCCAGGTTCCTGTGGAACAAGGCTGGGATCGGGAAACTTTTCTTCGGCAAACGTGCCGAAAAGCCGGGTTATCCTCCGAAGCCTGGAAAGATTCGGGGACGGAACTTTTTGTGTTCACGGCCGAAGTCATCCATGAAAAGTAG
- the amrS gene encoding AmmeMemoRadiSam system radical SAM enzyme — MDRRTFCSTLLRGTAWAALLWCTEALQRPSRASALSFQKGFMQPKASPYFTPLGDGRIRCTLCPRECEVDPGERGYCEVRENRDGVYYSLVYGNPCAVHVDPVEKKPFFHVLPGTRSFSLATAGCNLDCKFCQNWEISQARPENTLNAALAPKDVVALALQSRCDSIASTYVEPTIFLEYMKDIGVQASQAGILNVMHSNGFVNSKPLNDLIPYLHAACIDLKSIRDDYYRDMTEGSLEPVLRTLKELKHHKVHTELVTLLVPGRNDSEKELRDLSRWVLNALGEDTPVHFSRFYPRYKLQSLPPTPVATLERARDIAMREGLRYVYLGNVPGHPGEHTYCPKCGTVVIERTGYAVRLRAFDQGHCTQCGTSLPGLWTNPLKPIEG, encoded by the coding sequence ATGGACCGTCGAACCTTTTGTAGCACCCTCCTTCGAGGCACCGCATGGGCGGCGCTCTTGTGGTGCACCGAGGCCCTTCAAAGGCCTTCTCGGGCTTCGGCCCTTTCCTTTCAAAAGGGTTTCATGCAGCCCAAGGCGTCGCCCTATTTCACGCCCTTGGGAGACGGCCGCATTCGATGCACGCTCTGCCCTCGAGAATGCGAAGTGGACCCTGGGGAAAGAGGCTACTGCGAGGTGCGGGAAAATCGAGACGGAGTCTATTATTCACTCGTCTATGGCAACCCGTGTGCCGTCCATGTGGATCCCGTGGAAAAGAAGCCTTTTTTCCATGTGCTTCCGGGAACTCGATCCTTTTCTCTGGCCACGGCCGGATGCAACCTGGATTGCAAGTTTTGCCAGAACTGGGAGATTTCTCAGGCGCGTCCCGAAAACACACTGAACGCAGCCCTGGCTCCAAAAGACGTGGTGGCTCTGGCCTTGCAGTCTCGATGCGATTCCATTGCTTCCACGTACGTGGAGCCCACCATCTTTCTCGAATATATGAAAGACATTGGAGTGCAGGCTTCTCAAGCGGGAATTCTCAATGTCATGCATTCCAACGGCTTCGTCAATTCCAAGCCCCTGAACGATCTCATACCATACCTGCACGCCGCCTGCATCGACCTCAAATCCATCCGGGACGATTACTATCGGGACATGACCGAAGGTTCTTTGGAACCCGTCCTAAGAACCCTCAAAGAACTCAAGCATCATAAGGTCCATACAGAATTGGTGACCCTTTTGGTGCCCGGCCGCAACGATTCGGAAAAAGAGCTTAGGGACCTGAGCCGTTGGGTTCTGAACGCTCTGGGTGAAGACACGCCTGTGCATTTCAGTCGGTTTTATCCCAGGTACAAGCTGCAAAGCCTGCCACCCACTCCCGTGGCCACCCTTGAAAGGGCTAGGGACATCGCCATGCGAGAAGGATTGCGCTACGTCTACCTTGGCAATGTGCCCGGTCATCCCGGCGAACACACCTACTGCCCCAAATGTGGCACGGTGGTCATCGAAAGAACCGGTTACGCCGTTCGCCTGCGAGCCTTTGACCAAGGACACTGCACTCAATGCGGTACCAGCCTTCCGGGCCTTTGGACCAATCCTCTCAAACCCATCGAAGGATGA